Sequence from the Coturnix japonica isolate 7356 chromosome 19, Coturnix japonica 2.1, whole genome shotgun sequence genome:
ACAGCACGGGAGGGCTCCAAGGGCAGGAGCAGGCCGCAGGGAAGGAGGGTTCTGCCCATTGAAAGGACGAGGGGCAGCGAGATCCTGTTCGGCGTGGCGCCGTGCTCCATGGCGCTGTCCCAGGCCAGGAGGGATCTGTTCAGGCTGTTCCTTAAGCAGAGCGTTGGGCCGCAGCGCCTCGTCAGCAGCGAGTTGGTGCTGCAGGCCGCGGCACGAGGGGTTCCCGTGCTACACGTTGGGAGGAGGGAGCTGGACGAGCTGTGCGGGGGACGCGTCCACCAGGGGGTGTGTTTGGAGGCCACCCCGCTGCGCTACAAGAGGATGGAGGAGGACGAAGGGAGCGATGGAGAGAGCACGAACCGACAGCTGCTATggctggtgctggagcagatccagGACCCCATGAACCTGGGGGCACTGCTGCGCTCTGCCTACTTCTTAGGGGTGGACAGAGTGGTGACGAGCCGGAGGAACAGGTATGGGGTCGGCTGTTCACTCCTGCAGCACTCAGGGTTTCAATTCTTCCTAAAGTGGTCTCAAGTCTAAAGGCACAGCTCTCAGGACTGACCTCAAAATGGGGtttgggcagagctgggcagtcGAGGCTGTGGGATACAGCGTTCCAGGCTGGCACAGAGCCTCTTGGGGTGCTGGTTTTAAAGcctgtttcatgttttaattgTCTGCACACATAGTGCTGCAGCCCGCCTCCTGGGTTTGTTTCTGAGCCCTTAGGTTCCCCATAGGAAGGTGCATCCATTGAGAGAGCAAGACTAGATAAAATTGGGTTGTAGGTGCAtagcaagaaaacacagaagcagaaatcctCCTcgtttttcctccttctgttcTTATGTGAAAcctttcttttgcagctgcCCCTTGACTCCAACAGTGAGCAAAGCGAGTTCTGGAGCGATGGAAGTCTTTGATGTCTACAGCACAGACGATCTCCGGAGCTTTTTGAAGGTAGAATGACGCACGTTTCTTTTCACTGTGTTACAGTATATAGAAAACTTCAAATAGTAATGTATGGGAAACTTCAAATAGTGCATATATTGAGCAGAGAAGGTGCAAATAGAGGACTGATACAGATGGAGGCATTGTCCTGGAGCCCGGCACATGGTGGCAGCATTGGGCAGCTTTTAGTGTAAGGGAGCTTTGGGAAaccagagctgtgtgtgagctgcagccagTCTGTGCTCTGAGGGTAGCTCTGCCGTTTTGAGGAGGAGCTCATCAGATTGTGCTGTGACCATGAGCAGGAGTAAGAGTGGATTCTTCCCACTCTGCCAGAATCCGGTGTTGGGCTGTACAGTAGGTCTGTGGTAGCTGGAGCTCTgaataatgcagaaatgaaaggcatGTGAAGTACACTGACATTGAAACAGCTGGAAGGATCACTTTGTTGCTGTAAAGTTTGAATTATTAATGTTTTGAGCTGTTGTAGCCATTCATTTTATTGGACCCAGATTCTCTGGCCTAACCACATGTGTTGTCTGGTGTAAATTTGATATCACTTAATGTAAAAGTGTCAGTTTCACAGGAAATGAAGCTGGCAcgaagcagcagcagctcttttaTTGTTAAAATAGGCTTTTAAGACAAATAATTGAGGTACTTAATATTagggcaggggaaggaaggcTGCTTCTCTGGTTACATGAGCTGCTGAGTGTTGTGCCCTGTTTTTTTATGAACTGATTTTTGGCATCTGAGTTTGAGAATGTGCAGctgtatttgaaaacatttctgggGGCTTCTGCTGGTTGAGCTTGCGCTTCAAAGCTTCCACTGCATTGCTCTATTCATTAACCTTAAGCTGATTTGTTTAACACAActttcttcatgcttttctggcacacacacacaaaaaaaaaaacaacccagaaacaaacaaaaaccccccTGGAACTGTTATGTTGGCAGAAATAATGtaatttcagttgctttttgtttgcttgctgaGCTGGAAGAAACACCAGAAGGAAAACTacctcttgtttttgttgttctcatTCAGGGCTTGTGTCTGGTTCTGGTAGGGCTTTGGTGGTAAAAATTCAAGGGATGGCAAAAAGCCACTCAGCTTAACTGAAAATCTAGGACATAAATACGGTTTTGTacatgtcttgttttctttttaagcttgAAAAGTTAATATTGTTCttaacatttgtttcttctcctgttcCCAGGCTAAAGCTGCAGAAGGTTGGGAAGTTGTGGGAACAGTGAGCCAGTCTGAAACTGTGGAAAATGTTCCTGTCATCAGCTGCTTGGAATTTCGGTGGAATAAACCCATTATTTTAGTAATAGGTATTTCAGTTTACAGAGCTTTGGTCTTGTGGCAAGTGTATATGTGAGGGAATGATCAGGGTGGCATTCCATCCTGTAAGCTAGTTGCAGATCTGTTATGTTCCGTTATGGTTTggtctggaaaagagaagctgaGCAAGTACTAAAATGATCTGCCTGCAAATGGGATGTGGTCTTAAAGGAAGGGGGAAGGCCAGGAGGTTTCTCACAGTGTATTGTGTGAGCAATGAGTGCCACTTTGCCAGTCCTGAGCAACTGAACTGCGATAACTCCAGGGCCgccttcttctcctcctttgtGTGGAGGAGATTTGCACAGGGTGCTGTCCTTTGTAGGCAGAGTTTGGAGCTGTGTGGGCTGACAGAAGGTGAAAAGGGGAGTCATGGCCTTGTGGCAACTAGAGGAAGAAAGCTGCTCTAGGCACCTGTGTGTGGCATCTCCTTGGCCCGCAGTTTGTGTCTGTCACCTGGTGTAAGAGCTGGATTGAGCTGGAAAGTGGTGTCAGGCTGGTGATGAGCCATCAAGGGGCTGTaatcctgccctgtgctgtggttttcttGGCTCAGAAGACATTcgtttaattaaaatgtttattgaaCTCCTGGAAATACTGACAAGACAGTGCAGCAAATCTGGCATCTGGGCAAGATGTGTGaacctatgattctatgataaaggGGATAGGGAGGCTGGCAGCAATGCTGATAGACCACAGAGAAATGCATCCCAGAAAGGTTGACAACaccaagagaaaggaaggaggtgaAAGTGACGATGGTGTCATTACCTTGAATTATGAGAGGTTTCTCCAGGAAAAGTCCAAGTATCTTTTTGTCAAGGGAGCCTGGAGACTGATAGGTAGATACATAAGGAGAGCTCCCAGACCTTGCAGTAATGATCTCCGCTCTCTGTTGAGCACTAACtctttgctgaaaagaaaattgaacaTTACAGTTGTCTGATGCTGGGGTTGTTTGAAGAAACATCCTAGATCTGAATATGCAGCATACCTCTagccacaaacagcagcaaagatatATTAGCATGGTAGTGAGCTTCCTGGCATTGCACAGATTGTCTTGTAAGTTAAGTGTTTGCAGACTTGAATTCACCTCTCTTGGATCCTTGCTGGCTTAGCAGAGAATGATTTGGACAGTCCAAGTTGATGTTGTTTGCTGTAGATTCGTTGCCAAAGGTGACAGGCACGGTGACTGGCTTTAAGACTGCAAGCTTTGTGTGAGCAGGAACAGGTTTGGGAGCACTTAGATGCATTACCAAATAATTAAGAGGGACTATGTCAGGTGCACTGTCAACGGGAGACAAAACTGATACTGAAGTCCAGGATGTTCTTTTTATTCACCAGTACAGACTAGGATTTTATCTGATTTAGTCAGTACTCCCTCTCACGTGTCACACTCTGTGCAAGTCTTTTTGCCCTGAATTTATGGGTCCTAATTATTTTAAGCAGCCTGGGCCATAAAAAGCTTTGTAAAAGCTGGAAGCCAAATTACTGCCTTTATTAGGAATTGTAAGACCTTTATCAGAGAGAGGAGTGCTCCAGGAACTGTGGCACCTCTTGGTCATAGGTGCAGTCCAGTGCAGTCCAGGTTGATCCCATTAAGCAGAGGTACAGTAGCCTCTGTCAGTCAGTGTGTGCCCCAGTGGTGCTGTATGGGATGAGTCTGGACCAGAGCACAGCAGCCGAAGGGGAACATTTGGCTTCTGAGCCTGGTTTGTTAGGCAAGCACGTCTTGAAATGAGCCAGGTATTCCTGCAACCATGTAGCTGTCCGTGTATCTCTAAATAATGAATGTGGAAGAAGTCTTTGGGGAGCTGAGCAGGCTGGGAGGTCTGTGgtcttctgcattttcactTGTCTGCACATAGGATTGTTTAAAGCCTctccctttccatttccctttgtgACAGTGTGAGTCAAACAACTACTAATGACCTGGGATAGATTTCAACTCTGTTTCACCAGTGTATCAGCCCAAACATATCAGGGCTGTTGGATGGTTTAACAACTAATCAATTGAAGCCTCTGGTTAAACTGTCTGCATTCACAAGTTGCACCCAGCTGGTGGTACTCTGCTGAAAGGGCTGAACCTGTCACTATCGATAGGGACTCAGATTTGCTGTGGCAGAGGAGGCTGGTGGCCTTGTCTGCTTTGTCCCCTGGCAGCGGCCCATGTCTGTGGGCATCTGCACAGTGGATGCTTGCACGTGGGGTCCTCATACTTGTGCTGCAAGGCTCTGTGCTTAATGCTGGAGTGCAGGTGTGATGCACAGGTATTCCTTAGAAACcctgctggtgctgggagcagatCCAGGAAGGGTGGAAGGGAAGGTGGGACAGGAGCCCATTAACAAATGATACTGATGAGTGGGAAGGAGGAGCGTGGCTGTGAGCTGACCTgagcagtgtttttgttttgcaggtaGTGAAGGTGATGGCCTTTCCCTGGAGACGCAGCTCCTGTGCCACCAGATGCTGCTCATCCCCTCTGGCAGGACACTGCACCCGGGCATCGAGTCGCTGAATGTCTCCGTAGCCACTGGTAAAAACAGATACTGTATAATGGCATTGGGCtgaatttctgcatttaaaaatcaaacatccAGACCCTCAGAAAGATTATTGTATagagttaaaataaaagcttgttGTCTATGTTTACTTTTCTACAGGCATTCTCCTGCACTCCATATGCAGTCAAAAGCTGAGGAAGGGTGATTGATTTTTATCCTGGCACGTGGTGGAAGTTGCTCAGCCCAGATCTTTGATGGCAGGAAGCTGCTCAGTGTTCCATGGCTGTGTTCAGTATGGATATGGAAGTGCTCCTTCCAGGTTCGGCACCATCTCAACAAGTTTCAGGGTGAGCCCCACAGACCCAGGGTGTGTTATGGCTCATGCACTACACCAGCAAAGCCTTGACCCAGCACTGGAATCGTGCCTGTGTGCAGTAGGTAACACATCCCACCAGCACCTCAGAGGGGAGATTGTaaggaaggaagacaaagcGAAGCTTCAGAAGTAGACAGCCAAATCCTTCAGTTTTAGCAGTTTAGCCAGTGGTGGCTGCAGGCCTCATGTTTATTGTGTGTGGGACTTCTTTGCTCAGGCTGCGGGTTTGGGGCTGTAGAATGAGTGGTGGTTCGTGGTTGGTGCTGACTTGGAGAGCAGCCATGCCCTGTGCCTGGCTTGCTGGCAAGAAGCTCGTCTGATTTGGGTCTGCTCAGTAGCCATTGATTCACATTGAGGCAGTCCCTCTGTTACGCATTGCTACTTGAATGTCTGGAAACACACCATGTTGTATTTGATAGTAACACAAGGCTACAGCTGTGCCAAAGGATGGACGTGACCTGTTAAAAACAGCTGTAATGGGGAAGAATGCAGTCCATTAAAATAAAGCCTCCGTAAAGATTTGTTGTAGACTCGGCTCAATCCTTTTTGTGTCATATATAAATCCAGAGTGTGATTAGTAGAACAAGGCACTTCCTTCAGGTGGGAAGGGGAGCCAGGAGTTGTTCTCTTCATCCAAGGAAGTTTCCTTCGTGTGATGGCTCTAATCCAGTTGGATGCTgagctgcccagcactgctgtccccaCTGATGGCATGTGGGTTCAGGGGCAGTGGTGACAGTAGCTTCATTTGCAAACATCCTGGTTGAAAACCCGCTTGGCTGAATTATTGAGAACCAAATGAATGTTATCGCTTAGCaccttaattattttatttagctaCTGTGGCCCTTTGCATAGGATTCCTCATTAACACTTAATTTACAGTGCCCTTTAGGGATAATTTCAAACAATTCAGCTTAgtctccctcctctcccccttccAAGTGAACAAGTAAATCACTCAGAGTGACTAATTAGGACTTTCCTTTGAGCTAAATGAAGTCTGTAAACCAGTCTGTGGATGTGGAGGTTTTTCAGATGTGTCCCTGCAAGAGGCTGGTGGCCTTGCTGAGGGCAATggctgcagtgggatgggatgaggggTGGGACAGGACACACTGCTTTGCAACTGCAGTGGCTGTGGGGGCTCAGGTGAGCATGGAGCACGGCCCAGCCTGGCAAGCAGTGACCAGCAGTGGGTTTCATGATGCTGATTGCCTGGCTGCAGCCTTAACTCCCTGCACTGCTTTGAGCCGTCAGTGTGATGGAACAGAGGGGTTGGGGCTGTGTTTGGACGAGCCCCACATGGATGGTAAGGGTAAGTTGTGCCCTGCTGGCGTCTAGGTGGGATCCTGtactgctctgcactgagagATTTGACTTTTCAGTGGTGTTGAGTTCTCCATTCTGGGTCTGCGGCTTCAGCTGAGGGTGTCTGTTGTGACAGTGTATCCTGAGCTGTTTCCTCTGCAAAAAGGCAAAATCAAATCTGCCCCAAGTGCCTGCTGCGATGTGAGCATAGCTGTGGTGCCTGAGTCTGAAGGTGTTCGCTCAGTAGCAGCTGAG
This genomic interval carries:
- the MRM1 gene encoding rRNA methyltransferase 1, mitochondrial, whose amino-acid sequence is MEQPLRSLALRALRLPPSARSCCFGVGPTRDQQPTRLYTAREGSKGRSRPQGRRVLPIERTRGSEILFGVAPCSMALSQARRDLFRLFLKQSVGPQRLVSSELVLQAAARGVPVLHVGRRELDELCGGRVHQGVCLEATPLRYKRMEEDEGSDGESTNRQLLWLVLEQIQDPMNLGALLRSAYFLGVDRVVTSRRNSCPLTPTVSKASSGAMEVFDVYSTDDLRSFLKAKAAEGWEVVGTVSQSETVENVPVISCLEFRWNKPIILVIGSEGDGLSLETQLLCHQMLLIPSGRTLHPGIESLNVSVATGILLHSICSQKLRKGD